A genomic stretch from Ureibacillus composti includes:
- a CDS encoding aldolase/citrate lyase family protein, with product MMKNSLKEKLKSGKCVYGPFMMTASTDTAEILANVGCDMIMIDGEHGAMGFETAGKMISQIKYTQTTPLLRVPWNDLTMVKQGLDTGAAGIMIPMINSKEEAERAIQYCHYPPNGIRGFGAGRASLFGINTESYWEYAKEELLVILQVEHVKAVENIDEILSVPGIDVVFIGPMDLSVSMGVKGELDHPDMQAAYSKVLDACKKHNIVPGIMTQPYLMKKHIDLGFRFLLGGIDAVFIHQGAKQLLEEFKSSITS from the coding sequence ATGATGAAAAATTCTTTAAAGGAAAAGTTGAAATCAGGAAAGTGTGTTTATGGTCCCTTTATGATGACAGCAAGTACAGATACTGCAGAAATACTTGCAAATGTAGGTTGCGACATGATTATGATTGATGGTGAACATGGAGCAATGGGATTTGAAACGGCTGGAAAGATGATTTCTCAAATTAAATACACGCAAACAACGCCATTGTTACGAGTTCCATGGAATGATCTCACAATGGTCAAACAGGGGCTTGATACTGGAGCCGCTGGGATCATGATACCAATGATCAACTCTAAAGAAGAAGCAGAGCGTGCAATCCAATATTGTCACTACCCACCAAATGGCATTCGTGGTTTTGGCGCAGGGCGTGCAAGTTTATTTGGTATTAATACTGAAAGTTACTGGGAATATGCTAAAGAGGAACTGTTGGTCATCCTACAAGTTGAACATGTTAAAGCTGTTGAAAATATTGATGAAATTCTTTCTGTACCTGGGATCGATGTGGTGTTTATCGGCCCTATGGATCTTTCGGTTTCCATGGGCGTAAAGGGTGAACTAGATCATCCTGATATGCAAGCTGCTTATTCAAAAGTATTAGATGCTTGTAAAAAACATAACATTGTACCTGGAATTATGACGCAACCTTATCTAATGAAAAAACATATTGATTTAGGCTTTCGTTTCTTATTAGGCGGGATCGATGCCGTGTTTATACATCAAGGGGCAAAGCAACTATTAGAGGAATTTAAAAGTTCTATTACTAGTTAA
- a CDS encoding YheC/YheD family protein — MKVYQRIKKGKRFANYLIPSEDFERVQTAFSYLDIYNAIIIKPNSGAKGEGIYFIEKKQDDFLLIFSGEETVLSKEQLEDYLVNILLDEADYLVQPFIQSKTKQSQSFDIRLYVQKDGEGKWRLTTVYPRIASKGIVANVSSGGYSGIITPFLEEQFDEHYFDVKRHLEVFAVQFATHFDSLYDERLDELGIDVGIDKHHKIWIYEVNWRPGTPALFFLEMDIPKTTIQYATYLAKKALKEI, encoded by the coding sequence ATGAAAGTTTATCAACGAATCAAAAAAGGCAAACGCTTTGCAAATTACTTAATTCCGTCAGAAGATTTCGAAAGAGTTCAAACGGCCTTTTCATACCTAGACATATACAATGCTATTATCATTAAGCCAAATTCAGGTGCTAAAGGTGAAGGAATCTATTTTATAGAAAAAAAGCAAGATGATTTTCTACTAATATTTTCAGGAGAAGAAACAGTATTATCGAAAGAACAACTTGAAGATTATTTAGTTAATATTTTACTAGACGAAGCGGATTATTTAGTACAGCCATTTATTCAATCGAAAACGAAACAAAGTCAATCTTTTGATATTCGCTTATATGTACAAAAAGATGGTGAAGGTAAATGGCGGTTAACAACAGTGTATCCTCGTATTGCTTCTAAGGGGATTGTCGCAAATGTAAGTAGTGGAGGCTACTCAGGAATTATTACTCCTTTTCTAGAGGAACAATTTGATGAGCACTATTTCGATGTTAAACGTCATTTAGAAGTATTTGCAGTTCAATTTGCAACACATTTTGATAGTCTTTATGATGAACGATTAGATGAACTTGGAATTGATGTAGGCATTGATAAACATCATAAAATTTGGATTTATGAAGTGAATTGGCGTCCAGGTACACCTGCATTATTCTTTTTAGAAATGGATATTCCGAAAACAACCATTCAATATGCTACTTACTTAGCAAAAAAAGCGCTAAAGGAGATATAA
- a CDS encoding LysM peptidoglycan-binding domain-containing protein, whose translation MFKKMMAIVPVAVLSVTVGANVQASTITVQKGDTLWDLSRANNSTVETIQMANQLTGDLIHPGDVLTIPKEKQYSVKKGDTLWDIAREHQVSVSQLKEWNQLHTDLIQPDSNLVIFEGVKASNAVATDKKVNTVAKENTPKVTSPSSNTVAPKESAQKAVNPSTSNVEPKETAPKVVAPSASTTVPKESAPKAEAPSSNNTAVKETAPKAETAAPKEIETTTDAPSASVKEIVVEATAYTASCDGCSGITSTGIDLKANPNAKVISVDPSVIPLGSKVHVEGYGEAIAGDTGGAIKGNKIDVFVPTKQDAIEFGRKTLKVKVLD comes from the coding sequence ATGTTTAAAAAAATGATGGCAATTGTACCGGTTGCTGTACTTTCCGTAACAGTAGGTGCAAATGTACAAGCTTCAACTATAACCGTACAAAAAGGTGATACCTTATGGGATTTATCACGTGCAAATAATTCAACTGTTGAAACAATTCAAATGGCTAATCAATTAACTGGCGACCTAATACACCCTGGGGACGTCCTTACTATTCCAAAAGAAAAACAATATTCAGTTAAAAAAGGTGACACATTATGGGATATCGCTCGTGAACATCAGGTAAGCGTTTCTCAACTAAAAGAATGGAACCAACTACATACGGATCTCATTCAACCAGATTCAAATCTAGTAATCTTTGAAGGAGTAAAAGCTAGTAACGCTGTAGCAACTGATAAAAAGGTGAACACTGTTGCTAAGGAAAATACTCCTAAAGTTACGTCTCCTTCTTCAAATACAGTGGCGCCAAAAGAAAGTGCACAAAAAGCTGTGAACCCTTCTACTAGTAATGTAGAACCAAAGGAAACGGCTCCAAAAGTGGTCGCTCCTTCGGCAAGTACTACAGTACCAAAGGAATCTGCACCTAAAGCAGAAGCACCTTCTTCAAACAATACAGCAGTAAAAGAAACTGCACCTAAAGCAGAAACAGCTGCGCCAAAAGAAATAGAAACGACAACTGACGCTCCATCAGCAAGTGTTAAGGAAATCGTCGTAGAAGCAACAGCTTATACAGCTTCTTGTGATGGCTGTTCAGGTATTACATCAACAGGAATTGACCTAAAAGCAAATCCAAATGCAAAAGTAATCTCTGTGGACCCATCTGTTATTCCACTTGGTAGTAAAGTGCACGTAGAAGGCTACGGTGAAGCAATTGCTGGAGATACTGGCGGGGCTATTAAAGGTAATAAAATCGATGTCTTCGTTCCTACAAAACAAGATGCCATCGAATTTGGTAGAAAGACTTTAAAAGTAAAAGTATTAGATTAA
- a CDS encoding IclR family transcriptional regulator, whose translation MKKEYQVPSLIKVDRILRMVTKHQGSLRLIDISKELDISKSSCFNLLRTLEQLNWLVKDEQDEYKLGPVLGQFGHHYFKDLEIINLFQIEAKKSLPIIDEHIQLGVSQGNEVMYLAKIKGSSTYDLVTYPGVLFPSHSTSVGKIQLLNKTYEELEKLFPNGLESVTPYTITNLNELFENLQEAKLRGYIEEHQESAVGFHCVACPIYNADGEIIAGVSTAMLTDKWEMKHEIAREEIIRLSQRISYLNGYESKIDHKV comes from the coding sequence ATGAAAAAGGAATATCAAGTTCCGTCATTAATTAAAGTCGACAGGATTCTGAGAATGGTAACAAAACATCAAGGATCATTACGTTTAATAGATATATCAAAAGAATTGGACATTAGTAAGAGTTCGTGTTTCAACTTATTACGTACATTAGAACAATTAAATTGGTTAGTAAAAGATGAACAAGATGAATATAAATTAGGACCAGTTCTAGGACAGTTCGGCCATCATTATTTTAAAGACTTAGAAATAATTAATTTGTTTCAGATTGAAGCAAAAAAATCATTGCCAATTATTGATGAGCATATTCAATTGGGCGTTTCACAAGGAAACGAAGTAATGTATTTAGCAAAAATCAAAGGATCATCAACGTATGATTTAGTAACGTATCCAGGTGTGTTATTTCCATCACATAGTACTTCTGTTGGGAAGATTCAATTATTAAATAAAACCTATGAAGAGTTAGAAAAATTGTTTCCAAATGGTTTAGAATCAGTAACCCCATATACAATTACTAATTTAAATGAACTCTTTGAAAATTTACAAGAAGCTAAACTTCGTGGCTATATAGAAGAGCATCAAGAATCTGCAGTAGGATTTCATTGTGTTGCGTGTCCTATTTATAATGCTGATGGAGAAATCATTGCAGGTGTGAGTACTGCAATGCTAACAGACAAATGGGAAATGAAGCATGAAATTGCACGTGAAGAAATTATAAGACTAAGTCAAAGAATATCCTATTTAAACGGCTACGAAAGTAAAATTGACCACAAAGTTTGA
- a CDS encoding MFS transporter codes for MDNRTRVKALVASAIGSSIEWYDFFLYGTMSALVFNKIFFPSDDPYISLMLTYASFALAFFVRPLGGVLFSHIGDRIGRKKTLIITLSIMGGSTVAMGLLPNYQTVGLLAPILLIFLRLLQGLSLGGEWGGGLLLAVEYAPKKKRGFYGSIPQIGAMIGISLASLSASLLTNLLSEEAFLSYGWRIPFIASVVLVVVGLWIRNGVGETPSFKKVASSGNTVKVPLFETLTKHWRAVLTTIGAKFVETSTFFIFATFTISYAVGTVGYDNSTVLNGILIAAILAIPIMMLVGAISDRIGRKKMFMAGTIAIFLYAIPYFWILSFKTTFALTLAIIIGFAIIWPMYGAILGTLFAESFSANVRYTGISLGYQIGAAVVGGPAPLIATALLANYNNNYVAVGIFIMLAAIVSLIAILFTRDMTGRDLDD; via the coding sequence ATCGATAATCGGACAAGAGTTAAAGCCCTCGTTGCAAGTGCAATTGGGAGTTCAATTGAGTGGTATGATTTCTTCCTCTATGGAACGATGTCAGCATTAGTATTTAATAAAATCTTTTTTCCATCCGATGATCCTTATATTAGCTTGATGCTTACTTATGCATCATTTGCATTAGCATTTTTTGTACGTCCTCTTGGTGGCGTATTATTTAGTCATATAGGTGACCGCATAGGCCGTAAAAAAACGTTGATTATCACTTTAAGTATAATGGGTGGTTCTACAGTTGCTATGGGCTTATTGCCTAATTATCAAACGGTAGGTCTCTTGGCTCCAATATTGCTGATCTTCTTGAGACTACTTCAAGGGTTGTCGCTTGGAGGAGAATGGGGTGGAGGACTTTTACTAGCAGTTGAATACGCACCAAAAAAGAAACGCGGTTTTTACGGAAGCATCCCGCAAATAGGTGCGATGATTGGGATCAGTTTGGCATCTCTTTCTGCTTCATTATTGACTAATCTCTTATCTGAAGAAGCTTTCTTAAGTTATGGATGGAGAATTCCATTTATAGCTAGTGTTGTTCTTGTAGTGGTTGGTTTGTGGATTAGAAATGGAGTGGGGGAAACTCCTTCATTCAAAAAAGTAGCTTCATCTGGAAATACAGTAAAAGTTCCGTTATTTGAAACGCTGACGAAACATTGGCGTGCAGTGCTGACAACAATCGGGGCAAAATTTGTTGAAACATCAACGTTCTTTATTTTTGCAACCTTTACAATCTCTTACGCTGTGGGAACTGTAGGTTACGATAATAGTACAGTATTAAACGGGATTTTAATTGCTGCCATATTAGCAATACCAATCATGATGCTTGTTGGTGCAATATCTGACCGTATTGGTCGTAAAAAGATGTTTATGGCCGGTACTATTGCAATATTTCTCTATGCAATTCCTTATTTCTGGATTTTATCCTTTAAAACTACTTTTGCTTTAACTCTGGCTATCATAATAGGATTTGCAATTATTTGGCCAATGTATGGAGCTATATTAGGTACACTCTTTGCAGAAAGCTTTAGTGCAAACGTAAGGTATACAGGAATTTCCCTTGGTTATCAGATTGGAGCCGCTGTTGTGGGAGGGCCTGCACCTCTTATTGCTACTGCTTTACTGGCAAATTACAATAACAACTATGTAGCGGTTGGAATATTTATCATGTTAGCTGCAATTGTCTCGCTAATCGCAATATTATTTACTAGAGACATGACAGGTAGAGACCTAGACGATTGA
- a CDS encoding iron-containing alcohol dehydrogenase: MYNIYNFYMPTRVVFGQNSLNELGNILDSYSERNFLIVTDQGIISAGILKKITNIFDSKGFGYQVFSEVEPNPKSATIKKGVDFATKNKIDFIIAVGGGSSIDTAKAIAVMLKNSGDILDYEGVGNIPNQPVETIAIPTTAGTGSEVTASTIITDESTLFKVAVISEKIFPTYAIVDPILTLECPKSITSSTGIDALTHAIESYLSKQNNGVVSEMALKAIKLINDNILNAYIRGNDIESRTNLLEASMLAGLCFSQTRLGNVHAISQSFGGLFDIPHGFANAVLLPYVLEFNLLAAVEKYCDIAKAMSVYDEKLSNNENAYKVIERIVELNKQLDIPKTTKELGVNLDSIETLIRDSLRSGNIKVNPMLTNAADVKKIIEDSYYGNLNLLEVSK; the protein is encoded by the coding sequence ATGTATAATATTTATAATTTTTATATGCCTACAAGAGTAGTCTTCGGGCAAAATTCACTAAATGAACTAGGCAATATTCTAGATTCATATAGTGAAAGAAATTTTTTAATTGTAACGGATCAGGGGATTATTTCAGCTGGGATACTCAAAAAGATAACGAACATTTTTGATTCAAAGGGATTTGGATATCAAGTATTTTCTGAGGTGGAACCGAATCCAAAATCTGCAACTATTAAAAAGGGGGTAGATTTTGCTACTAAGAATAAAATAGATTTCATCATCGCTGTCGGTGGAGGAAGTAGTATAGATACGGCAAAGGCCATAGCAGTAATGTTAAAGAATTCAGGAGATATTTTGGATTACGAAGGGGTTGGAAACATACCAAACCAACCTGTCGAGACCATTGCTATTCCGACAACTGCTGGGACAGGTAGTGAAGTAACAGCTTCTACAATTATTACTGACGAATCAACGTTATTTAAAGTAGCTGTAATAAGCGAGAAAATTTTCCCAACATATGCGATTGTGGATCCAATATTAACTTTAGAATGTCCAAAATCGATTACAAGTTCAACCGGTATAGATGCTTTAACACATGCGATTGAATCATATTTATCTAAGCAAAATAATGGTGTCGTATCAGAGATGGCATTAAAAGCGATCAAACTAATAAATGACAACATCTTAAATGCATATATACGTGGTAACGACATAGAAAGTCGTACGAATTTATTAGAGGCATCTATGTTAGCAGGATTATGTTTTTCACAAACACGCTTAGGAAATGTACATGCCATTTCTCAATCATTCGGCGGATTATTTGATATCCCCCATGGATTTGCAAATGCAGTTTTATTACCTTACGTTTTAGAATTTAATTTACTAGCTGCAGTAGAAAAGTATTGTGATATTGCAAAAGCGATGAGCGTATACGATGAAAAGTTATCAAATAATGAGAACGCATACAAAGTGATTGAACGTATAGTTGAGTTAAATAAACAGTTAGACATACCAAAAACAACAAAAGAATTAGGAGTGAATCTGGACTCAATTGAAACACTTATTAGAGATTCTTTACGTAGTGGAAATATCAAAGTGAATCCAATGTTAACAAATGCTGCGGATGTTAAGAAAATTATTGAAGATTCATATTATGGGAATTTAAATTTACTAGAGGTTAGTAAATAA
- the norA gene encoding multidrug efflux MFS transporter NorA: MGNQKVTLTLLLMNLFIAFMGIGLVIPVLPTLMNELGITGTTVGYLTATFAIAQLIVSPFAGKAVDRFGRKIMIFIGLFIFGISEFVFGLSREIELLFVSRVLGGISAAFIMPAVTAFIADITNTDNRPKALGYMSAAISTGFIIGPGIGGFLAELGTRVPFYFAGGLGTVAAILSIILLSEPVRTEENSEQDSESKSGMKRIMEPKYLLAFILIFIASFGLAAFESFFSLFVDHKFQFRPSDIAIVITGSAILGAVSQVVLFDRLTRIWGEIKLIRYSLVVSALLVYLMTVVHSYFSILLVTFIVFVGFDLFRPAVTSYLSNIAGNEQGFVGGMNSMFTSLANISGPILGGMLFDIDIDYPYYFAAVILVFGIIITYFWKKPTSDCTKERRIEVANS; this comes from the coding sequence ATGGGAAATCAGAAAGTTACTTTAACATTATTATTGATGAATTTATTCATAGCTTTTATGGGAATTGGTCTTGTGATACCCGTATTACCGACATTGATGAATGAATTAGGTATTACCGGAACAACAGTGGGGTATTTAACAGCGACATTTGCCATTGCTCAACTGATTGTGTCACCATTTGCGGGAAAAGCAGTCGATCGATTTGGTAGAAAAATTATGATTTTCATAGGTTTATTTATTTTTGGGATCTCTGAGTTTGTATTTGGATTGAGTCGTGAAATTGAACTTCTTTTCGTTTCTCGCGTTTTAGGGGGAATCAGTGCAGCGTTTATTATGCCTGCTGTTACAGCATTTATTGCGGATATTACCAATACTGACAATCGTCCGAAAGCACTCGGATATATGTCAGCTGCCATTAGTACAGGGTTTATTATTGGTCCGGGTATAGGTGGCTTTTTAGCAGAACTTGGAACGCGTGTACCATTCTACTTTGCAGGGGGACTTGGTACAGTTGCGGCGATACTTTCTATTATTTTATTATCTGAGCCCGTTCGTACTGAGGAAAACAGTGAGCAAGATTCAGAAAGTAAGAGTGGGATGAAGCGTATTATGGAACCGAAGTATTTACTTGCCTTTATTTTAATATTCATTGCCTCATTTGGATTGGCAGCATTTGAATCATTTTTTAGTCTATTTGTGGACCATAAATTCCAATTTAGACCGAGCGATATCGCAATTGTCATTACTGGTAGTGCCATTTTGGGTGCTGTTTCACAGGTTGTTTTATTTGATCGACTTACACGCATCTGGGGTGAAATTAAACTGATTCGATACAGTTTAGTCGTGTCCGCTTTGCTTGTTTATTTAATGACGGTTGTTCATTCATATTTTTCTATTTTACTTGTTACATTTATTGTATTTGTAGGGTTTGATCTATTCAGACCTGCAGTTACATCATACCTTTCAAACATTGCGGGGAACGAACAAGGCTTCGTGGGTGGAATGAACTCGATGTTTACGAGTTTAGCGAATATAAGTGGTCCCATTTTAGGTGGGATGTTATTTGATATAGATATTGATTATCCTTACTACTTCGCGGCAGTAATATTAGTATTCGGGATCATCATCACATACTTTTGGAAAAAACCGACTTCGGATTGCACGAAAGAAAGAAGGATAGAGGTAGCAAATAGTTAA
- a CDS encoding MerR family transcriptional regulator, whose protein sequence is MNTKRGNYLTTGEFAKLCKVNKQTLFYYDQIGLLSPVFKNEKGYRYYSIRQFELFNVIDLLKDLGMSLNDIQQYMQNKSPESFLSLMYQEKDSIVKKRQELERKEKIIETKINLMEEASYLDFHQITLEQLPEVNLYLSRNIENISSEAFVEVISDFIDELYVSQLDTGYPIGSITKREQILKGEYTNYSYLYIEQSTPKTGYPYFKTIAGKFLIGYHIGDEKTIHQTYNRLFLEMEQLNLALGDYVLEEYIYDTVVKNHKEQFVTKIMIHVSEMKE, encoded by the coding sequence ATGAATACTAAAAGAGGAAATTATTTAACGACAGGTGAATTTGCAAAACTCTGCAAAGTAAATAAACAGACCCTTTTTTATTACGATCAAATCGGACTTTTATCGCCAGTTTTTAAGAATGAAAAAGGCTATCGTTATTACTCAATTCGCCAATTTGAATTATTTAATGTCATTGATTTATTAAAGGATCTTGGAATGTCACTCAACGATATTCAACAATATATGCAAAATAAATCACCAGAGAGTTTTCTATCTTTAATGTATCAAGAAAAAGATTCAATCGTGAAAAAGCGTCAAGAACTCGAAAGAAAAGAAAAGATTATTGAGACAAAAATAAACTTAATGGAAGAAGCGTCCTATCTCGATTTTCATCAGATTACGCTTGAACAACTACCAGAGGTGAACCTTTATTTAAGTAGAAATATTGAAAATATATCTTCGGAAGCGTTTGTAGAGGTAATTTCAGATTTCATTGATGAATTGTATGTATCCCAACTAGATACAGGTTATCCAATCGGTTCTATAACAAAGCGAGAACAAATTTTAAAGGGTGAATACACCAACTATAGCTATTTATATATTGAGCAATCCACCCCAAAGACAGGATATCCTTACTTTAAAACGATTGCGGGCAAATTCTTGATTGGCTACCATATTGGGGATGAGAAAACGATTCACCAAACATATAACCGCCTTTTTTTAGAGATGGAACAGTTAAACTTAGCATTAGGCGATTATGTTTTGGAAGAATATATTTATGATACGGTTGTAAAAAATCATAAGGAACAATTTGTGACTAAAATTATGATTCATGTTAGTGAAATGAAGGAATGA